One Fusarium poae strain DAOMC 252244 chromosome 4, whole genome shotgun sequence DNA window includes the following coding sequences:
- a CDS encoding hypothetical protein (SECRETED:SignalP(1-44)), producing MASTSRPASTAQIRPRLSNSPTPRLRIAWALFFLLACLTSTVLARPETSSSTLRHRHRIPSAKRSELYRRKESSKDEDDDEIISSIIPSKTASRSKPTTVSIQRAAKTAVSTSTPLPEAFDGNLAAELSTTSDSNCPAFLDSVLSDPSYETCYPLSMMIQTSRGFFEAQRQLLSIVRVLDATCAANVTYCTDFFDSAARNLTTSENCKSEMESGNSIVKQFLNGLKSYEVMYKATCLQTPKDDMYCYANAVTNTTTAANAYFYYLPYNLTLPGSTNPSCGFCTQETMNIYHAASEDRSQPVALTYESAARQVNTLCGPDFVNSTLPPEETSVGHAFAPSWVGLTLTLASVALFNAVL from the exons ATGGCTTCAACATCACGACCTGCCTCAACGGCCCAAATTCGACCCAGACTATCAAATTCCCCCACGCCTCGCTTAAGAATAGCTTGGGCGCTTTTCTTTCTACTGGCATGTCTTACCTCCACAGTTCTAGCGAGACCTGAGACATCGTCATCTACACTTCGACACCGACATCGTATACCTTCCGCCAAACGATCAGAACTATATCGACGCAAGGAATCAAGtaaagatgaagacgacgatgagatTATTAGCTCCATAATTCCCTCCAAAACTGCGAGTAGATCCAAGCCTACCACGGTTTCCATCCAGCGTGCCGCCAAAACCGCCGTCTCAACGAGTACGCCTTTGCCCGAAGCCTTTGATGGAAACTTGGCTGCCGAACTTTCAACTACATCCGATAGCAACTGTCCCGCCTTCCTCGACAGTGTTCTCTCCGATCCTTCCTACGAAACATGCTACCCACTCTCCATGATGATCCAG ACATCTCGTGGCTTTTTCGAAGCTCAAAGGCAACTCCTTAGTATCGTACGAGTTCTTGATGCAACCTGCGCAGCCAATGTCACATACTGTACCGACTTTTTCGATTCCGCAGCACGCAACCTCACAACATCCGAGAACTGCAAGAGTGAGATGGAATCGGGCAATAGCATCGTCAAGCAGTTTCTAAACGGCTTGAAATCATATGAAGTTATGTACAAGGCTACCTGCCTGCAGACTCCCAAGGATGACATGTACTGCTACGCCAACGCTGTTACAAACACCACGACCGCTGCCAACGCCTACTTCTACTATCTCCCCTACAACCTCACCCTTCCTGGTAGTACCAACCCTTCATGCGGATTCTGCACCCAGGAGACCATGAACATCTACCACGCCGCTTCCGAAGATCGTTCACAACCCGTTGCCCTTACCTATGAGTCCGCAGCTCGACAAGTCAACACTCTTTGCGGTCCAGATTTTGTCAACAGCACCTTGCCCCCAGAAGAAACCAGTGTTGGACATGCATTTGCTCCTTCTTGGGTTGGGTTGACACTCACTCTCGCCAGTGTTGCATTATTCAATGCTGTGTTATAG